In Kushneria marisflavi, the following are encoded in one genomic region:
- a CDS encoding YifB family Mg chelatase-like AAA ATPase, with protein MLAIIPTRASVGLAAPEVVVEVHLSNGLPGLAIVGLPEAAVKESRERVRSALINAGFEFPAKRITLNLAPADLPKEGGRFDLPIALGILVASGQIPQEAVGRLECVGELALDGQLRAVTGVLPAALAVAEAGRQLLLPTANADEAALAGDLDVLPVSSLLEVVAHLTGERRIAPHQLTEPPMATLAAADLCDVRGQHQARRALEVAAAGGHNLLFAGPPGTGKTMLASRLAGILPPLTESESLEVAAIRSVCGLDILERWGQRPFRAPHHGASPAALVGGGSRPRPGEISLAHQGVLFLDELPEFDRKVLEAMREPLESGKVHIARASHQREYPARFQLVAAMNPCPCGHLGDPRQQCSCTPNQIQRYQARLSGPLLDRIDLQIEVPALPAEQLTAKTQGENSETVRARVMAARRIQYARGGLNAHLSTSELEAACALGDDERAWLSGVLARLNLSARAYHRVLKVARTIADLNGEEKVEKGALMEAIGYRQLDRMMGRGNV; from the coding sequence ATGCTTGCGATTATCCCCACCCGTGCCAGCGTCGGGCTGGCGGCCCCTGAAGTCGTCGTTGAAGTGCATCTTTCCAACGGGCTGCCGGGATTGGCCATCGTGGGGTTGCCCGAGGCAGCGGTAAAGGAGAGCCGCGAGCGGGTACGCAGCGCGCTGATCAACGCAGGCTTCGAGTTTCCCGCCAAACGCATCACGCTCAACCTGGCGCCGGCTGACCTGCCCAAGGAAGGCGGACGCTTTGACCTGCCGATCGCACTCGGCATTCTGGTGGCTTCCGGGCAGATCCCGCAGGAGGCCGTTGGCAGGCTGGAATGCGTAGGTGAACTGGCGCTTGATGGTCAGCTGCGTGCCGTGACCGGCGTCCTGCCGGCGGCGCTGGCGGTGGCGGAGGCCGGGCGCCAGCTGCTGTTGCCCACCGCCAACGCTGATGAAGCCGCACTCGCCGGCGATCTGGACGTGCTGCCGGTCTCCAGTCTGCTGGAGGTGGTGGCCCATCTCACCGGCGAGCGTCGTATCGCCCCGCACCAGCTGACCGAGCCCCCGATGGCGACGCTTGCGGCGGCGGATCTGTGTGACGTGCGCGGTCAGCATCAGGCGCGCCGCGCGCTGGAGGTCGCCGCGGCCGGTGGCCATAACCTGCTTTTCGCAGGCCCGCCAGGCACCGGCAAGACCATGCTGGCGAGCCGTCTGGCGGGCATTCTGCCGCCGCTGACCGAGAGTGAATCTCTGGAAGTCGCCGCGATTCGCTCGGTCTGCGGGCTCGATATTCTCGAGCGCTGGGGCCAGCGCCCGTTTCGCGCCCCGCACCATGGTGCCAGTCCCGCCGCGCTGGTGGGTGGCGGCTCAAGGCCCCGGCCGGGGGAGATCTCGCTGGCCCACCAGGGCGTGCTCTTTCTGGATGAACTGCCGGAGTTTGATCGCAAGGTGCTGGAGGCCATGCGTGAGCCGCTGGAATCCGGAAAAGTCCACATCGCTCGCGCCAGCCACCAGCGCGAATACCCGGCACGGTTTCAGCTCGTCGCGGCGATGAACCCGTGCCCCTGTGGGCATCTCGGTGATCCGCGCCAGCAGTGCAGCTGTACCCCCAATCAGATTCAGCGCTATCAGGCACGCCTTTCGGGTCCTCTGCTCGATCGTATCGATCTACAGATCGAAGTCCCCGCGCTGCCCGCCGAACAGCTGACGGCCAAAACGCAGGGCGAGAACTCCGAGACCGTGCGTGCGCGCGTCATGGCCGCGCGAAGGATTCAGTACGCTCGCGGCGGGCTCAACGCACATCTTTCCACCAGCGAGCTGGAAGCCGCCTGTGCGCTGGGCGATGACGAACGTGCGTGGCTCTCCGGCGTGCTGGCCCGGCTCAATCTCTCGGCGCGGGCGTATCACCGCGTGCTCAAGGTCGCGCGCACCATTGCGGATTTGAACGGCGAGGAAAAGGTCGAGAAGGGCGCCTTGATGGAGGCGATTGGTTATCGCCAGCTGGATCGGATGATGGGGCGGGGAAATGTATAA
- a CDS encoding metallophosphoesterase, with the protein MFHLVAALPWAVVALRYLLPLTAPLWIKLVLALVLLVVAEQHLISRWVTGSIFSPEIPRPLSMVMNALFGALILLAVFQLLMDLVMIITMLFKQQRMAAPPMARYLIGMAALGLGIWGMQQAVRVPPVKDIEVTLPGLAPAFEGYQIVQLTDLHISGLFPEAWTRAVVERTNALNADAILITGDLMDGTLDNRRDDVAPLAGLRASDGVFVIPGNHEYYFGYEAWMQHYVSLGMQRLSNSHALIERDGAKLAIAGVTDPAGNSRGLPGPDVAAAVAGVGDDVPIILLDHQPKNARAAAREGVALQLSGHTHGGMIVGMDRIVARANNGFVSGRYDVDGMTLYVSNGTALWMGFALRLGKPSELTRITLKRG; encoded by the coding sequence ATGTTTCATCTGGTGGCTGCCCTGCCCTGGGCCGTTGTTGCACTTCGTTATTTATTGCCGCTGACGGCGCCACTCTGGATCAAGCTGGTCCTGGCGCTGGTGCTTCTGGTGGTGGCCGAGCAGCATCTGATCAGCCGCTGGGTCACCGGATCGATCTTCTCGCCGGAAATCCCGCGTCCCCTGTCGATGGTGATGAATGCACTCTTTGGGGCGCTGATCCTGCTGGCGGTCTTTCAGCTGCTGATGGATCTGGTCATGATCATCACCATGCTGTTCAAGCAGCAGCGCATGGCCGCACCACCCATGGCGCGCTATCTGATCGGTATGGCTGCACTGGGACTGGGCATCTGGGGCATGCAGCAGGCCGTGCGTGTGCCGCCGGTCAAGGACATCGAGGTCACCCTTCCGGGGCTTGCGCCGGCGTTTGAGGGCTATCAGATCGTGCAGCTCACCGATCTTCATATCAGCGGGCTCTTTCCAGAGGCCTGGACGCGAGCGGTGGTTGAGCGCACCAATGCGCTGAATGCTGATGCCATCCTGATCACGGGGGATCTGATGGATGGCACGCTGGACAACCGCCGTGACGATGTCGCCCCGCTGGCCGGGCTTCGTGCGTCTGATGGTGTGTTCGTGATCCCCGGCAACCACGAATACTATTTCGGCTATGAGGCCTGGATGCAGCACTACGTGTCGCTGGGCATGCAGCGTCTGTCCAATTCGCATGCGCTCATTGAACGCGACGGGGCGAAGCTGGCCATTGCCGGTGTCACCGACCCGGCCGGGAACAGTCGCGGATTGCCCGGGCCGGATGTGGCGGCTGCCGTTGCAGGCGTAGGCGATGATGTGCCGATCATTTTGCTTGATCACCAGCCTAAAAATGCCCGGGCAGCGGCACGGGAAGGCGTGGCCCTGCAGCTTTCCGGCCACACCCATGGCGGCATGATTGTAGGGATGGATCGAATCGTGGCGCGCGCCAACAACGGCTTTGTGTCGGGGCGCTATGACGTGGACGGCATGACGCTGTATGTCAGCAATGGTACGGCGCTGTGGATGGGTTTTGCCCTGCGCCTGGGCAAGCCCTCGGAGCTGACCCGTATCACGCTGAAGAGGGGCTGA
- a CDS encoding S-(hydroxymethyl)glutathione dehydrogenase/class III alcohol dehydrogenase, with translation MKTRAAIAWEPNRPLEIEEIDLEGPKAGEVLVRIVTTSLCHTDMFTLSGRDPEGLFPCVLGHEGVGIVEEIGRGVTSVKPGDHIIPLYTPEDPNCPYIQSGRTNLCQTIRKTQGQGLMPDGTSRFSYKGKTIRHYMGTSTFSEYTVLPEIAVAKINPEAPLAKACVMGCAVPTGIGAVRNTAKVRPGDTVAVFGLGAVGMAVIQGAKLQGAGRIIGIDVNPAKFALAESLGATECLNPNDHPEPLHEVIIDMTNGGVEFSFECVGNVTLMRAALECCHKGWGESIIIGVAGAGEEISTRPFQLVTGRVWRGSAFGGVLGRSELPGMVDEWLSGRFDVDPYITHNMRHDQLNTAFDLLHRSEAIRSVIHYQPQETMTGPLPGITLGETKKTPEPV, from the coding sequence ATGAAAACGCGTGCCGCCATTGCCTGGGAACCCAATCGCCCGCTGGAGATTGAGGAGATCGATCTGGAAGGGCCGAAAGCGGGTGAAGTGCTGGTTCGCATCGTCACCACCAGCCTGTGCCACACCGACATGTTCACCCTTTCCGGGCGCGACCCTGAAGGGCTCTTCCCCTGCGTGCTCGGCCATGAAGGCGTGGGCATCGTCGAAGAAATCGGTCGCGGCGTAACCTCTGTCAAACCGGGCGATCACATCATTCCGCTCTATACCCCGGAAGACCCCAACTGCCCCTACATCCAGTCGGGCAGAACCAATCTGTGCCAGACGATTCGCAAGACCCAGGGGCAGGGCCTGATGCCGGATGGCACCAGTCGTTTCTCCTACAAGGGCAAGACCATTCGTCACTACATGGGCACCAGCACCTTCAGCGAGTACACCGTACTGCCGGAGATTGCAGTGGCGAAAATCAACCCGGAAGCGCCACTGGCCAAGGCCTGCGTAATGGGCTGTGCGGTGCCTACCGGCATTGGTGCGGTACGCAATACCGCGAAGGTCCGCCCCGGCGATACGGTGGCCGTCTTCGGCCTTGGCGCCGTCGGCATGGCAGTCATTCAGGGCGCGAAGCTGCAGGGCGCCGGGCGCATCATCGGCATCGACGTCAACCCGGCCAAGTTTGCGCTGGCCGAGTCGCTGGGAGCCACCGAATGCCTCAACCCGAACGATCACCCCGAGCCGCTGCATGAGGTGATCATCGACATGACCAACGGCGGCGTCGAGTTCTCGTTTGAATGCGTGGGCAACGTCACGCTCATGCGCGCCGCACTCGAGTGCTGCCACAAGGGCTGGGGCGAGAGCATCATCATTGGGGTGGCCGGCGCGGGCGAGGAAATCTCGACGCGGCCCTTCCAGCTGGTGACCGGACGCGTCTGGCGAGGATCAGCCTTTGGCGGGGTGCTCGGTCGCTCGGAGCTGCCGGGCATGGTCGATGAATGGCTCTCCGGCCGCTTCGATGTCGATCCCTACATTACCCACAACATGAGACACGATCAGCTCAACACGGCCTTTGACCTGCTCCATCGCAGTGAGGCCATCCGCTCGGTGATTCACTATCAACCACAGGAGACGATGACCGGTCCCCTGCCAGGCATCACGCTTGGCGAGACGAAAAAAACGCCGGAACCCGTCTAA
- a CDS encoding sodium:calcium antiporter, which produces MFAFLESLSLMAALGIFALCALVIGTVGTWLTGIVDRLADRTGLGEAIAGSVMLGAATSLSGIMVSVAAAARGQPELAMSNALGGIAVQTAFLALADITYRRANLEHAAPSIGNLMQSTLLICLLAMLLIGAWTPPFTVLGIHPVTVLMFVGYGYGLLKVRDAQNDPMWRPKRTRETFEDTPEEHQDKRSLMMLWGQFLGLAVLLGLTGLVLERVASVIAQESGLSATAVGALLTAIATSLPELVTSIAAVRRGALTLAVGGIIGGNAFDTLFAAASDVAYRDGSIYHVMSNQVMLWIAITILMTGVLLMGLIRRERQNWGGIGFESVAVLALYGLGALLTLLG; this is translated from the coding sequence GTGTTTGCCTTTCTTGAATCACTGTCATTGATGGCCGCGCTGGGCATTTTTGCCCTTTGTGCGCTGGTGATCGGTACGGTGGGTACCTGGTTGACCGGCATCGTCGACAGGCTGGCCGATCGTACCGGATTGGGTGAGGCGATTGCCGGTTCGGTCATGCTGGGCGCAGCCACATCGCTGTCCGGCATCATGGTTTCGGTCGCTGCCGCCGCGCGTGGCCAGCCGGAGCTGGCAATGAGCAATGCGCTGGGCGGCATCGCAGTGCAAACGGCCTTTTTGGCGCTGGCTGATATCACCTATCGCCGTGCCAACCTGGAACATGCCGCCCCGTCGATCGGCAATCTGATGCAGTCGACACTGCTGATCTGTCTGCTTGCGATGCTGCTGATCGGTGCATGGACCCCGCCTTTCACGGTCCTGGGCATTCACCCGGTGACCGTACTGATGTTTGTCGGCTATGGCTATGGGCTCCTGAAGGTGCGTGATGCCCAGAACGATCCCATGTGGCGACCCAAGCGAACGCGAGAGACCTTCGAGGATACGCCTGAGGAGCATCAGGATAAGCGCAGCCTGATGATGCTGTGGGGACAGTTTCTGGGGCTGGCAGTGCTTCTGGGACTCACTGGTCTGGTGCTGGAACGGGTCGCATCGGTCATCGCGCAGGAGTCCGGACTGTCGGCCACGGCGGTTGGGGCGCTGCTGACGGCGATCGCCACCTCCCTCCCGGAACTTGTGACCTCGATTGCGGCCGTACGTCGCGGCGCCCTGACGCTGGCGGTGGGCGGCATTATCGGTGGCAACGCCTTTGATACCCTGTTTGCCGCTGCCTCGGATGTGGCCTATCGAGACGGGTCGATTTATCACGTCATGTCGAATCAGGTGATGCTATGGATCGCCATTACCATTTTGATGACCGGCGTGTTGCTGATGGGGTTGATACGTCGTGAACGTCAGAACTGGGGCGGCATCGGCTTTGAAAGCGTGGCAGTGCTGGCGCTTTATGGTCTTGGTGCGCTGCTGACGTTATTGGGATGA
- the treA gene encoding alpha,alpha-trehalase TreA codes for MQGRISRKAAGRLVAGLVLAWALAGCAGSGGAGGDPKTAAQSPDRAWGPVMVAIAEADLYDDEKTVVDLIPRRDPSLIVSDYRARTSDGPLSRAALEAFVQDNFDEPPENEARLSESADTPIDEHIRNLWPYLTRDPAATDEGQWSSLVVLPHRYVVPGGRFNEMFYWDSFFTMLGLAHSDRYDLVRDMVDNFAWLIDQYGFIPNGTRTYFLTRSQPPFFASMVGLLAEHDGDEVYQRYLPELEQEYDYWMRGAESLAPDQASEHAVRLEDGTLLNRYHGSENRPRPESYAGEIALADKASSRPAAEVYGDLRAAAESGWDFSSRWMADGSQQTTIATRDFLPVDLNALLFHLEQTLAHAWQLEGNQARARQFEQLAETRREAINRVFWDADRGLYTDYDWREHRLSEVVSAAMVYPLAFGVADQARADATAAAVKRELLRPGGMVTTNRHTGEQWDAPNGWAPLQWLAVEGLARYGQTALAATIARRWMDTNQRVYDQTGKLVEKYNVENPGVGGGGEYEVVDGFGWTNGVLLDLMARYPQAAQTP; via the coding sequence ATGCAGGGACGGATATCGAGAAAAGCGGCAGGCCGCCTTGTGGCAGGTCTGGTACTGGCATGGGCGCTGGCCGGTTGTGCCGGCAGTGGCGGCGCGGGCGGTGATCCCAAAACCGCAGCCCAGTCGCCGGATCGCGCCTGGGGGCCGGTCATGGTCGCCATTGCCGAGGCCGATCTGTATGACGACGAAAAAACGGTCGTGGATCTCATTCCTCGTCGTGACCCGAGCCTGATCGTATCGGATTACCGCGCGCGCACGAGTGACGGTCCGCTGTCGCGGGCGGCACTTGAGGCTTTCGTACAGGACAATTTCGACGAGCCGCCCGAAAATGAGGCGCGCCTGTCAGAAAGTGCCGATACGCCCATCGATGAACATATCAGGAATCTCTGGCCCTATCTGACCCGCGACCCGGCCGCGACCGATGAAGGGCAGTGGAGCAGCCTGGTGGTACTGCCGCATCGATACGTGGTGCCGGGTGGACGCTTCAATGAGATGTTCTACTGGGACAGCTTTTTCACCATGCTCGGGCTGGCCCATAGTGACCGTTATGACCTGGTGCGCGATATGGTGGATAACTTCGCCTGGCTGATCGATCAGTACGGTTTTATTCCCAACGGTACCCGCACCTATTTCCTCACCCGTAGCCAGCCGCCGTTTTTTGCCTCGATGGTCGGGCTTCTGGCCGAGCATGATGGGGATGAGGTCTATCAGCGCTATCTGCCCGAGCTCGAGCAGGAATACGACTACTGGATGCGCGGTGCCGAGTCTCTGGCGCCAGACCAGGCCAGCGAGCACGCGGTCAGACTCGAGGACGGCACGTTGCTCAATCGCTACCACGGCAGTGAAAACAGGCCGCGTCCGGAATCGTATGCCGGGGAAATTGCGCTGGCGGACAAGGCATCAAGCCGGCCGGCGGCCGAGGTCTATGGTGATCTGCGCGCCGCGGCCGAAAGCGGTTGGGATTTCAGCTCGCGCTGGATGGCGGACGGCAGCCAGCAGACCACCATCGCCACCCGGGACTTCCTGCCGGTGGACCTCAACGCGCTGCTGTTCCATCTGGAGCAGACGCTTGCCCATGCCTGGCAGCTCGAAGGCAATCAGGCGCGGGCCAGACAGTTCGAGCAGCTGGCCGAGACGCGTCGCGAGGCGATCAACCGGGTCTTCTGGGACGCCGATCGCGGCCTCTATACCGATTATGACTGGCGTGAACATCGCCTGAGCGAGGTGGTCTCCGCCGCCATGGTCTATCCGCTTGCCTTTGGTGTGGCCGATCAGGCGCGTGCGGATGCGACAGCCGCCGCCGTCAAACGAGAGCTTTTAAGACCCGGCGGTATGGTCACTACCAATCGTCACACCGGTGAGCAGTGGGACGCCCCCAACGGCTGGGCACCGCTGCAGTGGCTGGCGGTGGAAGGGCTTGCCCGCTATGGCCAGACCGCACTGGCTGCGACCATCGCCCGACGCTGGATGGACACCAATCAGCGTGTCTATGACCAGACCGGCAAGCTGGTAGAGAAGTACAACGTGGAAAATCCCGGAGTAGGGGGTGGCGGCGAATATGAAGTGGTTGACGGCTTCGGCTGGACCAACGGGGTGCTGCTGGATCTGATGGCACGCTACCCGCAGGCCGCTCAAACCCCCTGA
- the dld gene encoding D-lactate dehydrogenase, with translation MTTWCQMLERQPADTAERENFIVRLETIVGRDFVLSDEVSTRRYRTGFRFGTGRALAVVRPGTLVEQWQVLKACMESDRIVITQAANTGLTGGSTPDGDDYDREIVIVSTLRMNIIQPIDEGRQVICLPGATLDQLEKTLAPMGREPHSVIGSSCIGASVFGGVCNNSGGSLIKRGPAYTEMALYARMNEAGELELVNHLGVRLGDDPDTVLERLQRGDYRESDIDKSDAAASDPDYHRHVRDIDADTPARFNADPRRLHEAAGSAGRLMVFALRLDTFEQEKNPKVFYIGTNDPSELTDLRRKILSDFETLPIAGEYMHRDAYDIAKHYGKDTFLTIQTLGTHRLPALWDRKNRIDDVCNRLRFLPDYVTDRVLQRLGRLFPDHLPRRMNDYRDRFEHHLLLKVGEENIARTRALLDQHFATREGEYFECSTEEGKKAFLHRFAAAGAAGRYRIIHSDEVEDIVALDVALKRNERDWLEVLPDDVDAPMIHKLYYGHFFCHVMHQDYIVRKGTDCLALEHRMWELLDARGAEYPAEHNVGHLYHAKPALRAFYQQLDPCNCFNPGIGQTSKQRHWGERETTETVSPS, from the coding sequence ATGACGACCTGGTGCCAGATGCTCGAACGACAGCCCGCCGATACGGCCGAGCGCGAGAATTTCATTGTCCGGCTGGAGACAATAGTTGGGCGGGACTTCGTGCTCAGCGATGAGGTCAGCACCCGGCGCTATCGCACCGGCTTTCGCTTCGGGACCGGTCGTGCGCTGGCGGTGGTGAGGCCGGGCACGCTGGTTGAGCAGTGGCAGGTGTTGAAGGCCTGCATGGAAAGTGATCGCATCGTGATCACCCAGGCAGCCAACACCGGATTGACCGGGGGCTCCACGCCGGACGGCGACGATTACGACCGCGAGATCGTGATTGTCAGTACGCTGCGCATGAATATCATCCAGCCCATCGATGAGGGCCGTCAGGTAATCTGTTTACCCGGCGCGACGCTGGATCAGCTCGAAAAGACGCTGGCGCCCATGGGGCGCGAGCCGCACTCGGTGATCGGCTCCTCGTGCATCGGCGCCTCGGTGTTTGGCGGGGTGTGCAACAACTCCGGCGGCTCGCTGATCAAGCGTGGCCCTGCCTACACCGAAATGGCGCTCTATGCGCGCATGAATGAGGCGGGTGAGCTTGAGCTGGTCAATCATCTGGGTGTGCGGCTTGGCGACGATCCGGATACCGTCCTTGAGCGGTTGCAGCGCGGCGATTACCGAGAATCCGACATCGACAAAAGCGATGCCGCGGCGTCTGATCCGGACTACCACCGGCACGTACGCGATATCGATGCCGATACGCCGGCGCGCTTCAACGCCGACCCGCGCCGGCTGCATGAAGCCGCAGGCTCCGCAGGGCGACTGATGGTATTCGCCCTGCGCCTGGACACCTTCGAGCAGGAGAAAAACCCAAAGGTGTTCTACATCGGTACCAATGATCCCTCTGAGCTGACCGACCTGCGCCGAAAGATATTGTCTGATTTCGAGACGCTGCCGATTGCCGGTGAGTACATGCATCGCGACGCCTATGACATTGCCAAACACTATGGCAAGGACACCTTTCTCACCATTCAGACGCTGGGCACTCACCGGCTGCCGGCGCTGTGGGATCGCAAGAATCGCATCGATGATGTCTGCAATCGGCTGCGCTTTCTGCCGGATTACGTGACCGATCGTGTATTGCAAAGGCTCGGCCGGCTGTTCCCGGATCATCTGCCCAGGCGCATGAACGACTATCGCGACCGCTTTGAGCACCATCTGCTGCTCAAGGTGGGCGAGGAGAACATCGCGCGTACGCGGGCACTGCTCGATCAGCATTTCGCCACGCGCGAAGGGGAGTATTTCGAGTGCAGCACGGAGGAGGGCAAAAAGGCCTTCCTGCACCGCTTTGCCGCCGCCGGCGCCGCCGGGCGCTATCGCATCATTCACAGTGATGAGGTCGAGGATATCGTGGCACTCGATGTGGCGCTAAAGCGTAATGAGCGCGACTGGCTCGAAGTTCTGCCCGATGACGTGGACGCGCCGATGATCCACAAGCTCTACTACGGCCACTTCTTCTGTCACGTCATGCATCAGGACTACATCGTCAGGAAGGGCACCGACTGTCTGGCGCTCGAGCATCGCATGTGGGAACTGCTGGATGCGCGCGGCGCCGAATACCCGGCCGAACACAATGTCGGGCATCTCTATCACGCCAAACCGGCCCTGCGCGCGTTCTATCAGCAGCTTGATCCGTGCAACTGCTTCAATCCCGGTATCGGTCAGACCAGCAAGCAGCGCCACTGGGGCGAGCGTGAGACGACAGAGACGGTTTCCCCGTCCTGA
- a CDS encoding GNAT family N-acetyltransferase — protein sequence MQLIHLQGARIRPWLDALAALRIQVFREFPYLYDGSLDYERDYLETYARSDDSLCVLVLDEERAVGMSTALPLRDEDEAFMRPFIDQGFDVDTVCYFGESILLPEYRGQGLGVRFFEAREAHARTLAGVRHTAFCAVERLDHHPLRPGDHQPLDRFWQRRGYTPRPELYARYEWQDIDAASPDHKTLRFWLKTLE from the coding sequence ATGCAGCTGATTCATCTTCAGGGAGCACGGATCCGGCCGTGGCTTGACGCGCTGGCGGCGCTGCGCATTCAGGTCTTTCGTGAGTTTCCCTATCTTTATGATGGCTCGCTCGACTATGAGCGCGACTATCTGGAAACCTACGCGCGAAGCGACGACAGCCTCTGCGTTCTGGTGCTTGATGAGGAGCGGGCCGTGGGCATGAGCACGGCGCTGCCGCTGAGAGACGAGGACGAGGCCTTCATGCGCCCCTTCATCGACCAGGGCTTTGATGTCGACACTGTCTGCTATTTTGGCGAGTCGATTCTTTTACCCGAGTATCGCGGTCAGGGGCTGGGGGTGCGCTTTTTCGAGGCACGCGAGGCACACGCCCGAACGCTTGCCGGCGTACGTCATACGGCCTTTTGCGCCGTGGAACGCCTCGATCATCATCCGCTGCGTCCTGGCGACCATCAGCCGCTGGACCGCTTCTGGCAGCGACGCGGCTATACGCCTCGTCCCGAGCTTTACGCCCGCTATGAGTGGCAGGACATTGATGCCGCTTCGCCGGACCACAAGACGCTGCGTTTCTGGCTCAAGACACTCGAATGA
- a CDS encoding carbon-nitrogen hydrolase family protein: MHLALCQYAIELFEDSHDYQAHLESLIEQAAVRGAELLVMPEYSSLVMTGQMPPDIRGDLHASIAALQPMLPAWLEQCEALARRFGIYLVPGSAPVLDDDGVYRNRAWLYGPSGLIGTQDKLIMTRFEREHWGIEGGSGLQVFDTALGKLGILICYDNEFPMAARLLAEQGVDLIVSPSCTDTESGYYRVRTGARARALENQIAVAVSPTVGEAAWSQALDYNYGRAGLYVPADIGMPASGVVAQSEHITIDRSSWLHIDLDLSAIASLRDEGQVLLRRDWPEQFDPSRIYVIGDGESK, translated from the coding sequence ATGCATCTGGCTTTGTGTCAGTACGCCATCGAGCTGTTTGAAGACTCACACGACTATCAGGCGCATCTGGAATCGTTGATTGAGCAGGCCGCCGTTCGAGGCGCCGAGCTGCTGGTCATGCCCGAGTATTCAAGTCTGGTCATGACCGGACAGATGCCGCCGGACATTCGCGGTGATCTGCATGCTTCCATCGCCGCTCTGCAGCCCATGCTGCCGGCCTGGCTTGAGCAGTGCGAGGCGCTGGCGAGGCGTTTCGGGATTTATCTGGTGCCGGGCAGTGCGCCGGTACTGGATGACGATGGCGTCTATCGCAATCGTGCCTGGCTTTATGGCCCCAGTGGCCTGATCGGCACCCAGGACAAGCTGATCATGACCCGCTTCGAGCGCGAGCACTGGGGCATTGAAGGCGGCAGTGGTCTTCAGGTGTTCGATACGGCACTGGGCAAGCTGGGCATTCTGATCTGTTACGACAACGAGTTTCCCATGGCCGCTCGTCTGCTGGCAGAGCAGGGGGTGGATCTGATCGTCTCACCCAGCTGTACCGATACCGAGTCCGGCTATTACCGGGTTCGTACCGGCGCACGGGCGCGGGCGCTGGAAAACCAGATTGCCGTGGCCGTCTCACCTACGGTGGGCGAGGCGGCCTGGTCACAGGCACTGGATTACAACTATGGGCGTGCCGGGCTCTATGTACCGGCGGATATCGGTATGCCGGCCAGTGGCGTGGTCGCGCAAAGCGAGCACATCACCATCGATCGCAGCTCTTGGCTGCATATAGACCTCGATCTCTCCGCCATTGCGTCGCTGCGCGATGAAGGTCAGGTACTGTTGCGCCGCGATTGGCCCGAACAGTTCGATCCCTCAAGGATATATGTCATTGGGGATGGGGAGAGCAAATAA